TCCGCGTTTTTCACCGCTGGGAAATCCATAACTTCGGCTAAACCACCGACACTAGGTTCAGCGTAGAACGGTTTTAAATCAGCAGCTTTCAAAGTTGCCCCAGAGTGTTCAAAACTGACCGCTGGAACTGAAGATGGTAGCATCCACTGGATTGTGATGGGGCTTTGGGCACCATCGGCCAGCATGTATTTCAAACCATCAGTTCCTTGAACGTTGGCAACTTCATGGGGATCGGCAAAAATGGTCGTAATGCCGCGACTTAAGGCTAACTTACCAAACTCTGTTGGACTTAGTAACGAGCTTTCAACGTGCATGTGCGCATCAATAATCCCAGGAACAAGATATTGACCATGCGCATCAGTGGTTGTGTTAGCGATTAGGCTAGGTTGTTCACCTAATGCGTAGACTTTGCCGGCATTGAGCCAGACAGTTGTGTGCGTAAATTCTAGATTGAAGACATCAAGTACGTTAGCGTTAATAATTTTTTGATCAACGTTTTTTTGATCGTTTTCCATGAAAACCTCCGGGTGAAATTTATTATTTAGGGTTTGTTAGTTTTTTTGGTGGTGCTAAAAATTGCGAACTAGCAGAGCGATTATTTAATAAACAATTATAGGTAGAAATGCATAGTAGTGCAATTAATTACTACCGGGTTAATTCTTTAACCATGCGAACGTGAGGAGCGCCAGCGTCAAGGAACTGTTCGCCAACAACTTGATAACCGAGGGCTTCATAAAAACCTTTAGCTTGAATTTGGGCACCAAGATCAAGTGTTTTGACATGTTTTTCACGGGCGTCTGCTTCAACTTGCTTTAATAAGGCGGTGCTATAACCTTTACCGCGCGCTGCTTTGGTAGTGGCGACTCGTTGAATGTGCCAATTACCTGGCTTGTCTTTTGAAATACGTGCAGTTGTGATAGGTTCATCGGGTGTTAGATAACCGACATAGTGCGTGGTAGTTTCATCTAGGCCATCAAGTTCATCAGAGATGGAAAAACCTTGTTCTTTATTAAAAACGGCGAGACGAATTTCTAGTGCGTCAGTAGCCACGTGGCCAAAGCCAAATTGTTTTTCGATTTGCATAATTAATTATTCCTTAATATTGATTTATTAAATATTGTACTCGTTTGGTGGTAGAATTGATAAGATATAACACAAAAATTGAGGATATTATTATAAAATGCGAAAACTATTTAACCATTTAAGCACGCGAAAAGGTTTCTTTTGGTTCTTAATCATCTTATTTTGGGCCAAAACACTCTTGGCATACTTTCTAGATTTTGGAGCGCTCGGAGTTCAAACCCCATTTCAGTTTCTAATTATGTTGATTAATCCGATTGCCACATCGATTATTCTGTTCGGGATAGCTTGGTTTTTCAAACGCGCCAAGTTTTTTTACCCAGTATTAGGAATTATGTATATTCT
This is a stretch of genomic DNA from Periweissella cryptocerci. It encodes these proteins:
- a CDS encoding GNAT family N-acetyltransferase, which produces MQIEKQFGFGHVATDALEIRLAVFNKEQGFSISDELDGLDETTTHYVGYLTPDEPITTARISKDKPGNWHIQRVATTKAARGKGYSTALLKQVEADAREKHVKTLDLGAQIQAKGFYEALGYQVVGEQFLDAGAPHVRMVKELTR